From Desulfovibrio sp., the proteins below share one genomic window:
- a CDS encoding glycoside hydrolase family 99-like domain-containing protein has protein sequence MSEIESSVIIPVFNQWELTRACLKALAATTEGKAIEVIVVDNASSDETPEACPILGERLFGKFFRYHRCPTNRNFGPASNLGAQMAVGEFLIFLNNDTVPLSGWYQPLIADFSTWPDLAATGPLLLYPESEPFGFTVQHLGVFVSPLMKVGHLYEGISVDCALAKKRRFFQIITAACMVMRRALFMETGMFDENFVNGFEDVDICVRLSSKGYRLTVNPEARVIHHTSQTPGRHQYEEENAQYFAAHRLSSLVPDWHLHLKNDGMLLRLGSWQTLQASLPAEKCAYLDQLAARSSHEELIALLVRHPFWENGWRLLAASNEKKAGLSGLELARFKLYPSLDGAINLYNGACAARDQKAVSSALGLLTSFCKPFEEYLSSAEAARMWCARIGLGELAEQYVAWLAGTERFKTEEYYPFLEGFWKIASQMTLPPHADWAYTLWRHNIDLPRRTMESARAVSSRDDICFSVLMPVYNPELEHLVAALESLIAQDYPHWELCVADDASTNPVIKAILTRYAKKDSRIRVAWREKNGHIAAATNTALEMARYPYAVLMDQDDLLTPEALLMVAETIAKHPDGLLFYSDEDKVHDEGLIFYPYFKNGKWDWELLCSQNFVNHLGVYRTDNLRKIGGFREGFRGAQDFDMLLRYTAGADAKNLVHIPRVLYHWRAHAGSTALDIGAKSEVVDSARRAVQEHLDAFSPGAESCILPNSQFLRVKFPLPEKRPLVSLLCDVGDNFSLLKECLPALTAKTAYTKYEILLLCSEAVSKGHIAAVRRFAALHKNVRLLPYAAELSPPERLMTGVERAYGQVLGFLAGGIAPLTEDWLEEMVSCLWRDGVGAVGGKVLRRDGRMLHGGYLADASGKLAPVLQGLLCNEPGWFNWAKSARTVDALDDMCLFTRAETLAGMGGLDASLPHASLPDYCLRLGEQGQRTVWWPFAGFMQLDDRKARTCGRWLDDKAFTSRWADRPAPFNENLMAAGAGWTLYASGSQCKTHNSIASASILVSPPQKKEDKLIASLTALVDENFYYDLYPDVKEAGISAFDHYMSYGYAEGRLPNPDFDVVFYQKQYPELKETNENPLLHYVTKGKEQGALYKKPEIVLRNYSREYEALRDAALPNDSVRLLAWYLPQFHPIGENDAAWGLGFTEWSNVAAARPRFAGHQQPCLPGALGFYDLRRKETMQEQMFLAKHAGIYGFILHHYWFAGQAVLRAPLEHLRQNSDLDFPFCLSWANEAWTRRWDGGSQDVIIAQQHSPKDDLDFIHDISWALRDRRYIRFQGKPMLGIYRPGLLPDVASTLQRWREYCRLEGIGEIFIFSVLSFENTPAQSKRYGFDGTIEFPPFGITTNNMASSITRLDYSGAVYSYTEARDFFINATRHPSGSVKFRGVMPGWDNSARSETGKFFVGATPEGYSSWLEKTSGLAEQDTYGGEKYIAINAWNEWAEGAYLEPDARQGFAVLNATAQAITCDAGLPHVLFICDMENRDQADWLESLLQANRVAPVCSPVVFVPKPVHSTGTFRGLAPLLSCLNNADVSTIKQLFAASGYLNFALSVVATQTLTHDQTSGIMMISSGVIYCDASIPPVLLESEEGKVWRAENIHAPLLQWQLYNPISCQKESCTHMLRQAQIKLRDAVEISVIVLSPDVNENFLSTIRRAQAQSPYPMEVLVPAGAEKICHKHLAAARGISEDAGTTYLAAALSQARGEYIWLVVPSEGVDPLTPRLLRPPFVDTSVACTLKSSLLEQHGVSGLCENHTIKINGADFLQYFNKKSGKIFPLYAEVLFRKSALLKACWPQETRGDAFFESVLSLACADGDVAVVPCRIQPMVKS, from the coding sequence ATGTCTGAGATTGAATCTTCTGTTATTATTCCTGTTTTCAATCAGTGGGAATTGACGCGCGCCTGCCTCAAGGCTTTGGCTGCCACCACAGAGGGCAAGGCCATTGAAGTTATTGTTGTCGACAATGCTTCTTCAGATGAAACGCCCGAAGCATGCCCCATTTTGGGCGAACGACTTTTCGGCAAATTTTTTCGCTATCACCGCTGCCCTACGAACCGTAATTTCGGTCCCGCCTCCAACCTCGGTGCGCAGATGGCTGTGGGAGAATTTCTCATTTTTCTCAATAATGACACAGTTCCCCTTTCTGGTTGGTATCAGCCGCTTATCGCCGATTTTTCGACATGGCCTGACCTTGCCGCCACCGGCCCCCTTCTGCTGTATCCTGAATCTGAACCCTTCGGCTTTACTGTGCAGCATTTGGGGGTGTTTGTTTCTCCACTCATGAAGGTTGGGCACCTTTACGAGGGCATTTCGGTGGATTGTGCGCTGGCAAAAAAACGTCGTTTTTTCCAGATCATTACCGCTGCCTGCATGGTGATGCGCCGGGCGCTCTTTATGGAAACAGGCATGTTTGACGAGAATTTCGTCAACGGATTTGAAGATGTGGATATCTGTGTCCGACTTTCAAGCAAAGGCTATCGCTTGACTGTCAACCCCGAGGCCAGGGTCATTCATCACACAAGCCAGACGCCTGGCAGGCATCAGTATGAAGAGGAGAACGCCCAGTATTTCGCAGCACACAGGCTGTCTTCGTTGGTTCCAGATTGGCATCTGCACTTAAAGAACGACGGCATGCTTTTGCGGTTGGGGAGTTGGCAAACGTTGCAGGCTTCCCTGCCGGCTGAAAAATGCGCGTATTTGGATCAACTAGCCGCCAGGTCTTCGCACGAGGAACTGATTGCTCTTCTCGTTCGCCATCCCTTTTGGGAGAACGGGTGGCGCCTTCTGGCCGCAAGCAATGAAAAAAAGGCTGGTTTGAGTGGGCTGGAACTTGCCAGGTTCAAGCTGTATCCCTCTCTTGACGGAGCCATCAATCTCTATAATGGCGCATGCGCGGCACGAGATCAAAAAGCCGTTTCAAGTGCGCTTGGCCTTTTGACGTCTTTTTGCAAACCTTTTGAAGAATATCTGTCATCGGCAGAGGCTGCGCGCATGTGGTGCGCCAGGATAGGCCTTGGTGAACTGGCAGAGCAATATGTGGCATGGCTTGCCGGAACGGAGCGTTTTAAGACGGAAGAATATTACCCCTTTCTTGAAGGCTTCTGGAAGATAGCCAGCCAGATGACCCTTCCTCCTCATGCAGACTGGGCCTACACCTTGTGGCGGCACAATATTGATCTTCCTCGACGCACGATGGAGTCTGCGCGGGCAGTCTCCAGTCGCGACGACATATGCTTTTCTGTGCTGATGCCGGTGTATAATCCGGAACTGGAGCATCTCGTCGCAGCCCTTGAGTCCCTTATTGCGCAGGACTATCCGCATTGGGAACTGTGCGTTGCTGACGATGCTTCCACCAATCCTGTCATTAAGGCCATTCTTACCCGCTATGCCAAGAAGGATTCCAGGATACGCGTCGCCTGGCGGGAGAAAAACGGACACATCGCCGCCGCAACCAATACGGCGCTAGAAATGGCGCGTTATCCGTATGCGGTATTGATGGACCAGGATGACCTGCTTACTCCCGAAGCACTGCTCATGGTGGCAGAAACCATTGCAAAGCATCCAGACGGCCTGCTGTTCTATTCCGATGAAGACAAGGTTCATGATGAGGGCTTGATCTTTTATCCTTATTTCAAGAATGGCAAGTGGGATTGGGAACTGCTGTGCAGTCAGAATTTTGTCAATCATCTTGGAGTATATCGTACGGACAATCTGCGAAAGATCGGCGGCTTTCGTGAGGGGTTCCGAGGCGCGCAAGATTTTGACATGCTGCTGCGCTACACTGCAGGGGCGGATGCCAAGAATCTTGTGCACATTCCGCGCGTGCTTTACCACTGGCGCGCGCACGCGGGCAGCACTGCGCTGGATATAGGGGCAAAGAGCGAAGTTGTGGACAGCGCACGCAGGGCGGTTCAAGAGCATCTGGACGCATTTTCTCCTGGCGCCGAGTCGTGCATATTGCCCAATTCGCAATTTTTGCGCGTGAAATTTCCACTGCCCGAAAAACGCCCCCTGGTGAGCCTGCTCTGTGATGTGGGAGATAATTTTTCTCTGCTGAAAGAGTGTTTGCCTGCTTTGACGGCAAAAACCGCATACACGAAATACGAAATACTCCTGCTGTGCAGCGAGGCTGTGTCCAAAGGGCATATTGCAGCGGTACGGCGGTTTGCCGCTCTTCATAAAAATGTCCGGCTGCTGCCCTATGCTGCGGAGCTGTCACCGCCAGAACGGCTCATGACGGGGGTAGAGCGGGCATACGGCCAGGTTCTGGGCTTTCTTGCCGGGGGTATTGCTCCTCTGACTGAAGACTGGCTTGAAGAAATGGTCTCGTGCCTCTGGCGGGACGGTGTGGGGGCCGTGGGGGGCAAGGTGTTGCGCCGGGATGGGCGCATGCTGCACGGCGGCTATCTCGCGGATGCAAGCGGCAAGCTTGCCCCGGTACTTCAGGGGCTTTTGTGCAATGAACCTGGTTGGTTCAACTGGGCTAAATCAGCAAGAACCGTGGACGCCCTGGATGATATGTGTCTTTTTACGCGTGCTGAAACGCTTGCTGGCATGGGGGGCCTTGATGCCTCACTGCCGCATGCTTCTCTGCCGGATTACTGCCTGCGACTTGGCGAACAAGGGCAGCGCACCGTATGGTGGCCCTTTGCGGGATTTATGCAGCTTGATGACAGAAAGGCGCGCACATGCGGCAGATGGCTTGACGACAAGGCGTTTACGTCTCGATGGGCCGACCGCCCTGCGCCCTTTAACGAAAATCTTATGGCTGCGGGAGCAGGCTGGACGCTATACGCGAGTGGCTCCCAGTGCAAGACGCATAATAGCATTGCCAGTGCTTCAATATTGGTATCTCCCCCCCAAAAAAAAGAAGATAAGCTTATTGCTTCCTTAACCGCGTTAGTTGATGAAAATTTCTATTACGATTTGTATCCTGATGTAAAAGAAGCAGGGATATCAGCGTTTGATCATTATATGTCTTATGGGTATGCAGAGGGGAGACTTCCAAATCCCGATTTTGATGTTGTTTTTTATCAAAAACAGTATCCAGAGTTAAAAGAGACTAATGAGAACCCTTTATTGCATTATGTCACAAAAGGTAAAGAGCAAGGGGCATTGTACAAGAAGCCTGAAATAGTATTGCGTAATTATTCAAGGGAATATGAAGCATTGCGTGATGCGGCTTTGCCCAATGACAGTGTGCGCCTTCTGGCATGGTATCTTCCACAGTTTCACCCCATTGGCGAAAACGATGCGGCCTGGGGTTTGGGATTTACGGAATGGAGCAATGTGGCCGCAGCGCGACCAAGATTTGCGGGGCACCAGCAGCCTTGTTTGCCTGGGGCTTTGGGTTTTTATGACCTGCGGCGTAAAGAGACAATGCAAGAGCAGATGTTTCTGGCAAAACATGCTGGAATATATGGATTTATATTGCATCATTATTGGTTTGCTGGCCAGGCGGTTCTCCGTGCGCCTTTGGAGCACTTGCGCCAAAACAGCGATTTGGACTTTCCTTTTTGTTTAAGCTGGGCCAATGAAGCATGGACGAGGCGATGGGACGGCGGGAGTCAGGATGTTATTATTGCGCAGCAGCATTCGCCGAAAGATGACCTCGACTTCATTCATGATATTTCTTGGGCATTACGGGATCGAAGGTATATCAGGTTTCAGGGCAAGCCAATGCTTGGAATATACAGGCCGGGCTTGTTGCCGGATGTGGCTTCCACACTTCAACGTTGGCGCGAATATTGCCGACTAGAAGGTATTGGAGAGATATTTATTTTTTCGGTTCTCTCTTTTGAAAATACACCGGCTCAGTCAAAACGTTATGGATTTGATGGCACAATTGAATTTCCTCCGTTTGGCATCACCACAAATAACATGGCTTCATCCATCACCAGGCTCGACTATTCGGGAGCTGTATACAGCTATACCGAAGCACGTGATTTTTTTATAAACGCGACAAGGCACCCTTCCGGCTCTGTGAAATTTCGGGGTGTTATGCCCGGTTGGGACAACTCGGCCAGAAGCGAAACAGGCAAGTTTTTTGTTGGCGCCACTCCTGAAGGGTACAGTTCATGGCTGGAAAAAACGTCTGGTCTTGCAGAACAGGATACGTATGGTGGAGAAAAGTATATAGCTATCAATGCATGGAACGAGTGGGCTGAAGGGGCTTATCTTGAGCCGGACGCCCGACAGGGATTTGCTGTGTTGAACGCCACGGCTCAAGCCATTACTTGTGATGCAGGGCTGCCCCATGTGCTTTTTATCTGCGATATGGAAAATCGGGATCAGGCAGACTGGCTTGAAAGTCTGTTGCAGGCAAACAGGGTGGCGCCAGTCTGCAGCCCTGTGGTTTTCGTGCCCAAACCCGTTCATTCCACTGGGACGTTCAGGGGGTTGGCCCCGTTGTTGTCCTGCCTGAACAACGCAGACGTCTCAACCATCAAACAACTCTTTGCTGCATCCGGCTATCTAAACTTTGCTCTTAGCGTGGTTGCTACGCAAACCCTGACACACGACCAAACATCAGGTATTATGATGATAAGTTCAGGCGTCATATATTGTGATGCCTCTATACCCCCAGTCTTGCTGGAGTCAGAAGAAGGCAAGGTTTGGAGAGCAGAAAACATCCATGCGCCTCTGCTTCAATGGCAGCTTTATAATCCAATCAGTTGCCAAAAAGAGTCCTGCACGCACATGTTGCGCCAAGCGCAAATCAAGCTTCGTGATGCAGTAGAGATCAGTGTTATTGTGTTGTCGCCTGACGTTAATGAGAATTTTTTGAGTACGATACGCCGTGCGCAGGCGCAATCGCCGTACCCGATGGAAGTGCTCGTTCCCGCGGGGGCGGAAAAGATTTGTCACAAACACCTTGCTGCTGCGCGCGGTATCAGTGAAGACGCCGGGACTACCTATCTTGCCGCAGCCCTTTCACAAGCCAGGGGTGAATACATCTGGCTCGTCGTCCCGTCAGAGGGGGTCGATCCTCTGACGCCACGTTTGCTGCGGCCGCCCTTTGTGGATACGTCCGTGGCTTGCACACTGAAGTCTTCTTTGTTGGAGCAGCATGGCGTATCAGGTCTTTGCGAAAATCATACTATAAAGATTAATGGGGCAGATTTTTTACAATACTTCAATAAAAAATCTGGAAAGATTTTCCCCCTATATGCAGAAGTGTTGTTTCGAAAAAGTGCTTTACTGAAAGCATGTTGGCCGCAAGAAACGCGCGGCGATGCTTTTTTTGAAAGCGTGCTGTCCCTGGCCTGCGCTGATGGCGATGTGGCCGTGGTCCCCTGCCGGATCCAACCGATGGTAAAGTCGTAG
- a CDS encoding OsmC family protein gives MSTISARYLGDLRVECVHNQSGTKIITEPPVDNGGKGESFSPTDLCATALGACAISVIGVYGKAHGVDVTGTELEITKTMSANPRRIGKIEIIFKMPPRAYSAKEKTIIERCTAPCAMRLTLHPDVEQVFTFIWQD, from the coding sequence ATGTCTACTATCAGCGCCAGATATCTTGGCGACCTGCGTGTGGAATGCGTGCATAACCAGAGCGGAACCAAGATTATTACCGAGCCCCCAGTCGATAACGGTGGCAAGGGTGAGTCCTTTTCGCCTACCGACCTTTGCGCTACGGCTCTCGGAGCCTGCGCCATTAGCGTTATAGGCGTTTACGGCAAAGCCCACGGGGTGGATGTGACCGGTACGGAACTGGAGATCACCAAGACCATGAGTGCCAACCCCCGCCGCATCGGCAAGATTGAGATTATTTTTAAGATGCCGCCGCGCGCGTACTCCGCCAAGGAAAAGACCATCATTGAGCGCTGCACCGCGCCCTGCGCCATGCGCCTGACGCTGCACCCTGACGTGGAGCAGGTCTTTACCTTTATCTGGCAGGATTAG
- a CDS encoding manganese efflux pump MntP family protein, which produces MTFFAVFLLAIALSMDAFAVAVVSGCALQKPSPRHYVRLSAAFGFFQFAMPVIGWYLGVSVREYMEAWDHWIAFVLLAWIGGKMALSGLRALRHRESCACPSVDPTAGSNLLVLSVATSIDALAVGLSLAILGTPIWGEAAVIGIICACITAGGLRIGKTLANLCALNGWAELAGGLTLLAIACNILREHQVF; this is translated from the coding sequence ATGACCTTTTTCGCCGTATTTCTGCTTGCAATTGCCCTGTCCATGGACGCTTTTGCCGTTGCCGTAGTTTCGGGCTGCGCCCTGCAAAAGCCCAGCCCGCGCCACTATGTGCGCCTTTCAGCCGCTTTTGGCTTTTTTCAGTTCGCCATGCCCGTCATCGGCTGGTACCTCGGAGTGTCCGTACGCGAGTATATGGAAGCCTGGGACCATTGGATAGCTTTTGTCCTGCTGGCCTGGATAGGCGGCAAGATGGCCCTGTCGGGGCTGCGTGCGCTCAGGCACAGGGAATCCTGCGCCTGTCCTTCCGTGGACCCCACAGCGGGCAGCAATCTTTTGGTGCTGAGCGTTGCCACCAGCATCGACGCCCTGGCAGTGGGATTGTCGCTGGCCATTCTTGGAACGCCCATCTGGGGCGAGGCCGCGGTCATAGGGATTATTTGCGCGTGTATTACGGCTGGCGGGTTGCGTATTGGCAAAACGCTGGCCAATCTCTGCGCGCTCAATGGGTGGGCGGAACTGGCGGGAGGCTTGACGCTGCTTGCCATTGCCTGCAACATCTTGCGAGAGCATCAGGTTTTTTAA
- a CDS encoding protoporphyrinogen oxidase — MRIPGFFPPLLACVLVLGSGVLAAHAASDAPSAATRDFARFSARLPEGWDGEERTGFRSGNDDECMLVLGLKDTAGDNYKALVSVFVLPNEKNGTSQSIAEDLRQFQAEATEAQQDGHYWSFSGEPRSQAFKAPALTRVHATPDMVLIALIQDPENQGALAVFDSLKGLTPQTRDLLGQ; from the coding sequence ATGCGCATCCCCGGTTTTTTCCCCCCTCTTCTGGCCTGCGTGCTGGTTTTGGGTTCTGGCGTCCTTGCCGCACACGCGGCTTCTGACGCGCCGTCGGCAGCAACCAGAGACTTTGCCCGCTTCAGCGCCAGACTGCCCGAGGGATGGGATGGCGAAGAACGCACCGGCTTTCGTTCCGGCAACGATGACGAGTGCATGCTGGTGCTCGGCCTCAAGGACACGGCGGGCGACAACTACAAGGCTCTGGTGAGCGTTTTTGTTCTGCCCAACGAAAAAAACGGCACAAGCCAAAGCATAGCCGAAGACTTGCGCCAGTTTCAGGCCGAAGCCACCGAAGCGCAACAGGACGGCCACTACTGGTCATTCAGCGGCGAACCTCGCAGCCAGGCATTCAAGGCTCCTGCCCTGACCAGGGTTCACGCCACGCCTGACATGGTGCTCATTGCACTTATTCAGGACCCGGAAAACCAGGGAGCCCTGGCCGTTTTCGACAGCCTGAAAGGACTGACGCCGCAAACCCGCGACTTGCTCGGCCAGTAG